The genomic DNA TTATTCCTAAGCAGACACGTTCATATCTCTTTCATTCAATCAAACCTTCCTTTGATGAAGCAGTTAGCTTATGGTACaatttcgttaaaatcaaattttgttacataaaCAAGTAAATCGAACAAGTTGAGATAGTATTATACACACCTTCACTATACTTAAGACCAGTACTGGTACTGTAGGGTGCAATTATATGCTGACATGAGTATATCTTTGACcgtaaatgttttgtttctaaACTGTACAATTtggattaaatttgtttattgataAAGGCCATACGTTCCCATATAATTTGTTTACAGCATCCTTCTTTTGTCCTGGAAGGTTTCTTTTTTGCACTAAAAATGTCCTTGAGGAATATTAAgtcttttcagttaaaaaaacacaagtaTCTCCAagtttttaacatgtataaaattatttgtccgtgcgtaaaactttaaaataatttgataaaaataaacaacgaCATTTGTACAGGATGTATATTAGTAAAGCTACATCCTttggttattaacttttttcCAATGTTACTTTTCTGCGtcttattttgttgttttaaacatgtttataatataatttttactaATTTTGTTACTGTTAGCATAAAAACTACGATATGAAGTTTGTTTGATGAATgtggtttaaaatattttgtgcgTATTTCCTGTCTGAATAAGCTTGATAAATAGTCGGTACTTATCAGTTGGAAAGTAAAACACTGTAAAGCACCACTTGGATCAGGCAAGTAAcacaaaatatactttaaaatatcTAGGTTAACACCATCGAGATCAAGCTTACACAAACTTAaaagatgagtttatttaaattcaaatacttTGAACAAACAAAATCGAAGCATTTAATACACTCATAACTTGAATGTTGTGTCTTGAAGTtagttgtatattattttttttagatttaccGTAGAAAGTAATTCTGCATACTGACtttaaaatggaaattaaaaTTCTGTTGTTTTGCATTGCTATGGCATTGAACACTGTTTTAGGAGGTAATTATAAAcacttatcattttttttcaatttaataaagtgaacacaatatttgaaatttgagtATGGTTTTAAACAGATGATGCATAATGAGGCAATGCCatgttataaattattcaaatgcAGGTTCaattactttcaatgtaattaaTAAGTAAATTcaacatagataccaggataaaattacaattattttgtcatttgtacgattaaattaaattattgattaaatcatttctgaaagtgtctaaataaattataatgattacattggcaaattaatcatgattacacctgattacaatgaattaaaacaaaaacacattttgaaTGATTAAGGTTTAATAAAACCATACCACTCCTTTAATAGAAaggattttatttatatattttaaaataactacTTCAGAATCCATCTATTTAATAAACCGAAAAAGTACATAACATACAAAAATGAACATTGTGTCACCAACTTTTTCATCAATGATTTGGGATTTTTGCTAACTTCAATTGCATATGGCTTTATAAAGAGTTTGCTGTTTTTCTTCTGACCTCTTACAGACATTATATGTATTCCAAGTGCAGTTTTAATGGAATTTAGAATATGGATGAAATAAAATTACCAGATAAAAACTATGTACaattttgatacaattgtttaaacaaattgtaaacaaaatacaagtaaTATAATTCAATGCATTTGGCTTTCTACGGTCAAGTCTAAGTACATACACACATTTGCTTATTTTAAAGAAGATGTTTGTCcaacttttaatttagtttgtgTTAATTGGATAAATTTTCAGATGtctgattaatattttattttataaatattgtccTACAGCTATACTTGATttgaaattgcaataaaaacaaaccttatTTTGTTTCCTACCTGTCAATTTAAAGTTgacaaaaattacaatttaacaaaagattaaaattcagggtaaaaaaaagtattatattacttgattataacaattttttttttatcaaatatatatatatatatatgtacatctttaaattgagaatatatttacaatatattttactaAGGCTGGAGACATAAAATTGTATTATACGTCTCTTTGTAGGCTTATGATGACTTTTcaatactgtaacagtttatttttttactgaagtaAACATATCAATTTACATGCTTTATAAAGTAAACCAAACGATCTGTacttgttaaatatttattaaataagaatAACAACGAGGTTCATTTATTGACCATAAACacagttctaaaaaaaaatcccttgttatcagaatgtaataaaaaaataaccagcattacattttgaaaagtaattgattaaattaaattacatgttatCAGATTTTTGGCTGATTAATTATTACAATGATtgcatgaacaattgtaatcaATTAAAGCTCATGCACTTGGCCTGAAAAAAACGTGACAACAAGTGACTTATATAAGGTTTGAAACTTAATACTAAGATcgtataatatatgtataatggATTATCCTGCAATCATCCAACTATTGAACAAAACACAGGTATACAAATAatgttttgctttatttgtacttgtacAAATAAAGTCTCCTGTTACCCAACTTCCACGTTGAGCAAGTggtaatataaatatttctgtttcCTAACAAGTTCATTTGGGGTCCTCTTCGCGGTCAGTGTTTCACCTAAGTCGGTTTCTCTGAGAAATTAGAGACAATGATTTGATTTAATAACTAAAGTTTCAAGCGTTGGGAGTAATTTCAGGACACacacaatatatgtacattgtctgaaaatatacatatattgtatattggAAAGTTTGATGATAATGTGTGTGTGCGTGCTACTTATACAATTTCGAATTTTAATTCTTAGTAGTAGCTAGTGATTGTTGATATATTATAGtacacaacaacaacaacaccaatttaacaaaatgttttcttttagaatatttttatggcttgatatttatgttttaaattgtaaatgcaTACTAGAAAAAAGCATATAaaccaaagaaataaaaagaacaaaataagaTTGTATACATTCCaatagaagagggacgaaagacaccaaagggacagtcaaactcgtaaatctaaaacaaactgacaacgccatggctaaaaatgaaaagacaaacagcaaaacaatagtacacatgacacaacatagaaaactaaagaataaacaacacgaaccccaccaaaaactaggggtgatctcaggtgctccggaagggtaagcagatcctgctccacatgcggcactaAAAGTAAGACGACGTTTTCTAAAAGTAAGACGACTAAAATATCTTCTCACCTTTGAgttaattaaagttttgtttatttttgtttatagataATTGCAAATCACCTTATGTGAGGGTAGGAGATGGTTGTTACTTCATCAGTAATGACATGGTGTCTGGGGATGAAGCATTTGTACGTATGAAAAACTAACCAACAGTACTAATGTATCTTCCTTTCAAATTCACTGACCTTTAAGGTTGAATTCAAACGTAACTTTACAAGCATTGATCATGGATAGATAATAGTATATTAACGCGCTGGTCATGCGTAAAATTGGTGTCTTAGACTAGTcgtagattatttttgtgtttatatgAATCCCATTATAatgaattgttttttctttcaattatgTGATTTTATGTCCACGTGGAAATTTTGTGGATGACATGTTATAAACCATACCTTTTAAATACTATTATATTAAGGCATACGTCAAGAAACGTTATGTTGGGCATTACGAATCTCAAGGGAAACAATCCAGTGTCAACAACGACTCTTACAGAAAACAGAACAAAAAGCAATTTTTTGATATCGTATATaatcaaacattaataaaatcGACCTCTTAGAAGACGTGTTGTGTAACATTTTTATTGATACAGACAAAGATATTGGTCATTGTTGTCAAACGGTGGCCTTCAGTTGTTAAATTTAATGTCACATGTTCTCTGGTTTAAAGTTGTATCACTGATACTAATAGCACATCTtctataaatcattttaaaaatgtccaATCAACATCGTGTTTCTAAATGTGCACCTTACCATTTATTTACTAGATTGTTTCTGCATATTTATGATGTAGGATCAACATACTCGTTCTAAGCATCCTGTGTACCTGTAAACATTTCCCCCTGAAATGGTTTagtatatttaaatgaaaaaaaatatacaaggcTTACAAATCATAAAGACACTCACTACCTATAAAAAAAGGAATGAAAAGGAAAATCCTGCAAACATACAGCACTTGATGTCGTTTAATCTCGCAACTAATATATGGGCATGTCACAGGCGATGGACCTCATTTGTTGTTATGTTTATAGCGTCTTTCAATTATTTAGttgaaaaatttattatttcatctCCAACGATGAAAACAACGCTCACGATTGAAATGATTAATTCTTTTCTAGTTCTTTAAATTATGTTAAACTAAAACTTTGTTGTACATTTACCTTGTATATAGGCAATCTGTGCAAAGAGGGGTGCTTACCTGGCTAATTTTGAAACCCTTGAGGAAGCCATGATAATGAAAGCGGAACTTACGCAAAATAAATCAGGTAGGAAAAAACTAGTTACACACATAATGCACGCAAATATCCTactaagaaaaataaatataactacTATAAATaacggcaacagtagtataacgatgttcaaaacttaatgatcgatagaaaaaaaaacaaatccgtgttacaaaccaaaaccgagggaagcGCATCAAATATAAACGATAATTTGAACTTTAGTTTCTATACTTGACTTAATAACTAGATTTGAATTCCTTTATCCAGATCTCTTGACAATGTCATGTTGTATAAAACATAGAAGGCTGTGTATTCATAAGGCCGGTTCCATACCCGGATTACTGTTTTAGTATTGTCAAAGGTGAAATTTGATAGATGGTATTGCAGATAATAAGAATAGTTGTTTacctataatataaaaaacgagTTAATGCATTGTTTTGCTGGTTAATATTctctcttcaacttcgtactttatttggccttttgaacttttttggattcgagcgtcactgatgtgtcttttctagacgaaacatgcgtctggcgtatatacaaaatttggtcctggtatctatgatgagtttattctatATTGGTTTACTAATACATACGAAGGAAGAACGGAATGCAAACCAGCTATAACTGAAACAtctgaaatacaaaatactaaaaatcaacaggaaaaaacacaatatggtctacttttataaaagaATAGATAATAAATACCGATATTCTTTAAGTATACAATGTATGAGTTACAATTGTATCATTATTATGCACTGACGTCTGAAGAATAAACCACgtgctttttcaattttcatatcaaatattGAGATTTGTTCTGTTCGtttgttttctaaatttgtCAATGTCAAACAGGTCTACACTATTACGTTGGAGGAAGAAATATAGATCGATATATTCCTGGTGGTGATTGGAGGTGGATTAGAAATGGACAGATGACAAAAATAGCATACAAAGCCTTCGGATCAGGACAACCGGATGGATCAAATGCATCACCACAAGATTGTATGTTCTTCTATGCTGCGGAAAGATATATATTCCATGATGTCTATTGTGATAATGGAAGCTATCGTGGAGGATACATTTGTGAGAAATATTGAGCCATTGAATTAACTTTCGTGTGTTCtttccaaataaaatatgtttgctgatttgtgttttatatatacatgtacacgtatTTGATTCAAAATTCTATGCTCCAAACAGATATTATTTCTATAATATAATGTGTAATAGTAAAATCCAACTTGTAAATAGAGTTATGTTTAATTCAAGGCATAacacaaatacttttaaatattactttgaTTATGTAATCCTTGGTAGAATTCCTGCCCTCCCATCTTTTGCAATGtaatactgttgattcatttattttcttggtaACCAATTTTTGCGGATTAAGAGAAACTTGGATTTTCGTGGATATCTTATTCGTTCATATGGCGTTGTCTGCATTTAATCCTGTAgttaatttgtcatttgttgaacatttaatttcgtggttcacctttACCCACGAAGATTTGTAgcaaattaataataatgaattcacagaaATTGGTCTGAATTTTAAGAAGTCAATTTAATATACTCAGATGAATGAGTTCAAATTACTTGTCGACAGGACTCATGGCGTGAATACAACACCCTAGTTTGCTGTTATGTTTGCCTTTATTAATTCTTAGTCAGATTTTAAGGATACAATCAATATTGTATATTATACCTGCACACAAGTAAAACAAATGATACGATAATTTTGATTGACATATTGAAAAAGCCGCATTCTAAGCCTACATATTCTAGTCGTTACTGTGAACTTGTATTGaagcattgcacaaggtcatacATATCTTAGTTTCTCAGCGGCGAAATAACGCAGACCTTTGCGAAAGAACCCAAGCTTGTGCAAAATAACGCCAAAATTTGCGTTTTACTAAAAACATTTACCGTATCATATTATCATAAATTACCAACGATTTTACTGACTAAATAACCGAATTCCCGTGAATTAACTGGTCCTCTCACGACGTTTGTAAAAAGGTCCTTCCTTCTGTTCTCATTCAACAAAACAATACCGCGTACCTGCAACAATTATGAAAGATTCAACATTCAAACCAAAACTAGTTATgccattatattttatttatcttacaTAGTACTTCAatcaaaatgtttgtaaaatgttatctgtgtacatttttttacatcaacGCCTTCATTGCAGAACTAGGAgaatatttcttataaaataagtattttattatGGTGCAAAAAGATAAAATCACAACAATACTGAACTTTGAGAAAACGTtaaggtaccagtcttgtattacaactccaatttccggtgcatgtcaaaacatggagggaaacaaaatagtgcattttttctgaatttttttctgaactcaattttttctgtttgattataggtttatgctgaattgaaacatatatatagactttaaaaaaaatcttgcatcttttggggatatcaatccaggaaagtggaagaatatcatgtttactggaagtggtgcggcctagtaaaaatagcaaacagaaagtagaaaaaaatgttttgacttcaggattgcgtaactttttattcttcgtggcaacaccctctttttttcgattaaatcacaatttcacattagtacatacatgacatgaacatgaatttttttttctatgtggcattttttatttttttattttcaaagatcagctgtttagcatgtaagcctatggagcagtcaattacaagactgcaaccttaaGAAGGAAAGTCCGTAAATATGTCGCTATCAGAGACAGGTCGTAAGTTGTAGTTTTGAAGATAGATGTTAGTTTATTTACAACGTTATTTGCACTTTGgtcgtttccattctcaattttatcacaacatatttgtgttgttggaatAGGCAactattatttatgtttattcaaataaaggcaacagtagtataccactttTCAAAACGGTGTCTTCTCATTtatccaactttttaaaataaggtaTTCTCATTTAaccaactttttatttttgttaattattgggtTGTTTGTTTAGTAATAGTAAGGTGtctttctaaaatttgacaGTAAATTTGTTCCTGCatgtttttaaactatttaaaaaaaatatataaaatgggCGAtagtaaactatttttaaataaaatttagagtATTTTAgatatcaaataaatgtttcatcatttatatagaaGAAACCCACAAATCagtaatatttgttcattagaGGATTTGcgttaatttatatttatactagTAACATGAATATTTTGTATAGAATTTTTACTTCCCAATTTTGATAGCCTTTGGTAGTATCATATTGTTTCAATATCCATTAGTTAGTACATAAGTCACATCATCCGACCTACATTTTGCCATCAAGTTCAAGCAGCATATTTATTCATGTACCAAATACCACCTATCGGAAATAAACAGTGACATGATTGCTTTAATTTAG from Mytilus trossulus isolate FHL-02 chromosome 8, PNRI_Mtr1.1.1.hap1, whole genome shotgun sequence includes the following:
- the LOC134681444 gene encoding C-type lectin domain family 4 member M-like, with product MEIKILLFCIAMALNTVLGDNCKSPYVRVGDGCYFISNDMVSGDEAFAICAKRGAYLANFETLEEAMIMKAELTQNKSGLHYYVGGRNIDRYIPGGDWRWIRNGQMTKIAYKAFGSGQPDGSNASPQDCMFFYAAERYIFHDVYCDNGSYRGGYICEKY